The Bicyclus anynana chromosome 3, ilBicAnyn1.1, whole genome shotgun sequence genome has a window encoding:
- the LOC112049323 gene encoding uncharacterized protein LOC112049323 isoform X2, giving the protein MERHSIVDLFDTCYNIFYAAHVLALAYNFVSDPTTRLDVCTALGYLIDIFTFSHHFVDDPKTYVYKLICYYLRFHRPYKYLWTLDNYHLKGSVVGTALKYFYLFLVLRVTWVVIWLHVEELETDHVHSYKPEPHRPDVTDEENQITSRFLIALYIVNKMFIPIGPSTSPVNDYERMAFLLVMVTGCLVVTGAAVASLSLVISVYMSPEETFRTRYRLIMKEMESSNVPPTLRDKVETFYKMYWHKQRAVSATRLMPIFPPSLSNTIYTDIYFKATQRCRILRDLSYEFLAELAKNMETIHYIPGDAIIKRNDIKSSIIYITYGDIEMLTAEDDSTAMLRMIRGTILSQYAGCPVAGCGQAHVEIRAATYCTAHVLRYLDLWKTVIKYGRENGQGAIVLATFYEHFEKVKRHYSYRLPEEAKYKSSILHFKRNLMYIKESKDAAGNQQLAETDVMIDIAGSYIMRNRADSSLTDEADAICLRPTFPCILQPNSSLQVVWNTFVSCLIITVCITHPYFMVYKRNVSLGFRFYDYIVTVIYIVDLFVYLSTGANVEDGVPITLAQTSSQQVRSKWFVLDVLGTLPIFEFVGDRHFAGINKLLRLPKVFRVLKVVEDECVYYSNILRFFSYSLLLLMSCYLLAALQQGFMCFKFGHCLVTNFTHPPYWTNQSLDDETVDMRLAFGLYWAISIISFTSHIETWGSLNLNHVVYTIFVLEICTVLYIFIEAVYSATIMVTTALREDYDSCIENVSKFLVTHDVDPILRERFLGYLQLCWFTDKGYSMTNKRRSIFYDLPPHVYQDIVARERSKFILGVAFMKLLHKEDLKNISSKAILFCTSPNEILLNTGDMCNEIYIIKKGICEILSPDTKGVVAVLNARSNFGVLECLLRIPTFYTVRAVTHVEIFTISRKHLVNAIDIPQIKEAIDFCKEQPQYSRLQKRREPFTSYQPPEPTPNMAKFRYPRKYEQDNAFLQPFHRLGIFSVLRYIFPRFTIRPDGRYLVRMEWLRASCAFLSAMLYPGYSHLVLQWPALQLLAWLLDLTAYCDILQRMLVGYYNERRILVYHPASTAAHYIRGAFLADLFGCLPLERLESSWKETFQSRYREAPMKQFLMLNRLTQLYRVPSALLGLDGLVRRDLLLVIRAFPLFLAVLNVLTCFVVHASVDIFFTVDGGSNSWYIVPKDDKGGSWITLFHEAYRFNMTESPWNLHLGSLFWVVYETTTTGYNTFKPTNINIMRVLITGMIIGILITTYFSVRIISVRSNVNKALASYQDHMKDISVFMKKEKLNPQLQKQVNAYYEYNWDKTGGIDYRNILKLCSQITLRTDAILHIYGSTFTKCPILEQCDTSLLRIIGRAVRSFYFLKDTTIIEEDDVISDIYFVDRGRVEVKESDDESVTLMTGSMFGNLDEASTIRYPKSIRSTSQVHLLQINSRVFLSIISEFPAVMKLLKSYRPFNEVAFVAILQVVSVLMYMIYVGELSNIIQYKSFRSFKFHSKHLELQEFLKNNRVSRNLVAAVNRYSLHLWRSSRGLQLPFFLTTAPNCLKLKIMSAAYLHHLTNNFLFKDCEPAFLRQLVGFMKLYTYIEDMYVVKEGEITDSMYIIHSGRVTETCENDTKTKLYAAGEHFGQMQGLLYDVPYAKSYITATKSQVLTLYLNDWEDLLQHFPKSKQAIYKNIITGTDDDHYGDDKNNSGSSTPKDAVPPKSPKTGPSSSEYSPPNEMSLRRERSVLNLLPREVSTRDIRLESVDKPYMWPARTNTSSLDLCSKNADQPPKSRALKSASEESQLNMAPTTSKRAMLNDNIISNEPVTLDKQDNINEEKESTFSIQKQSSQLMESVEEYIQQQINRDRPSWLPNKFFSKQITSTGKLKESAISRGLKSRVRIEDNPDSRPTESYELQPVRDLSTDERDLESLDCVTQRPQIDKVSKSPSESSSEQNLSNKADKIPNPESKK; this is encoded by the exons ATGGAGCGGCACAGCATCGTGGACCTGTTCGACACTTGTTACAACATATTCTACGCTGCCCACGTGCTGGCGCTGGCGTACAACTTTGTGTCTGATCCCACGACGAGGCTAGATGTGTGCACTGCAT TGGGGTACCTCATCGATATATTCACGTTCAGCCATCACTTCGTGGACGACCCCAAGACCTACGTGTACAAGCTGATCTGTTACTATTTGCGATTCCACAGACCTTACAAGTATTTGT GGACATTAGACAACTATCATCTGAAGGGGAGCGTGGTCGGCACAGCTCTGAAGTACTTTTACCTATTCCTGGTGCTGCGAGTCACTTGGGTTGTTATTTGGCTTCACGTCGAGGAG TTGGAAACCGATCACGTCCACTCCTACAAGCCCGAGCCCCACCGCCCTGACGTCACGGATGAGGAGAACCAGATCACCAGCAGATTCCTCATCGCACTTTACATCGTCAACAAGATGTTTATACCTATTGG ACCTTCGACGTCACCAGTGAATGACTACGAGCGCATGGCGTTCCTCCTGGTGATGGTGACCGGCTGCCTGGTGGTGACAGGCGCGGCGGTGGCGTCCTTGTCGCTGGTCATCAGCGTCTACATGAGCCCCGAGGAGACCTTCCGCACCAGATACAGGCTCATCATGAAGGAAATG GAATCATCCAATGTGCCACCAACCTTACGCGATAAAGTCGAGACCTTTTACAAGATGTACTGGCACAAGCAGAGAGCTGTATCCGCCACTCGGCTGATGCCAATCTTCCCACCTTCACTATCGAACACTATCTACACGGACATCTATTTTAAGGCTACGCAGAGG TGCCGGATTCTTCGTGACCTTTCCTACGAGTTTTTAGCAGAACTGGCTAAGAATATGGAGACAATTCATTATATCCCTGGAGATGcaattataaagaggaatgatATTAAGTCTTCCATTATATACATTACTTATGGTGATATTGAG ATGTTGACAGCAGAGGACGACAGCACAGCAATGCTTCGTATGATCCGAGGTACCATCCTATCTCAATACGCGGGTTGTCCCGTGGCGGGCTGCGGGCAAGCTCACGTGGAAATCCGAGCAGCAACCTACTGCACCGCCCACGTGTTACGGTATCTCGACTTGTGGAAGACGGTTATTAAGTACGGTAGAGAAAATGGACAAGGAGCGATTGttttggctactttttat gAGCATTTTGAAAAAGTGAAGAGACATTACTCCTATCGATTGCCTGAAGAAGCCAA ATATAAGAGTAGTATACTTCATTTTAAACGGAATTTAATGTACATCAAAGAGTCGAAGGACGCTGCTGGGAATCAACAACTGGCCGAAACTGATGTCATGATTGATATAGCTGGAAGTTATATAATGCGAAAC AGAGCAGATTCATCATTAACCGACGAAGCAGATGCCATCTGCCTGCGACCTACGTTCCCCTGCATCTTGCAACCTAACTCCTCACTGCAAGTTGTCTGGAACACCTTTGTCTCCTGCCTCATCATCACTGTTTGCATA ACGCATCCTTACTTTATGGTGTACAAAAGAAATGTTTCACTGGGATTCAGATTTTACGATTACATCGTGACTGTCATTTATATTGTTGATCTGTTTGTGTATCTGTCCACTGGAGCTAATGTTGAAGATG GTGTGCCCATAACGCTGGCGCAGACGTCGTCCCAGCAGGTGCGCAGCAAGTGGTTCGTGCTCGATGTGTTGGGCACGTTGCCTATCTTTGAGTTCGTCGGCGATCGACACTTCGCTGGCATCAATAAACTTTTAAGATTACCAAAG GTATTTCGAGTGCTCAAGGTAGTTGAAGATGAGTGCGTCTACTACAGTAATATTTTGCGATTCTTCTCATATTCTCTGCTCCTGTTGATGTCTTGTTATCTGTTGGCTGCTTTGCAACAAGGCTTTATGTGCTTTAA GTTTGGTCACTGTCTTGTAACGAATTTCACTCACCCGCCGTACTGGACTAATCAAAGCTTGGATGACGAGACAGTGGATATGAGACTGGCGTTTGGACTGTATTGGGCTATTTCTATAATCTCTTTTACGT CTCACATAGAGACGTGGGGTTCCCTGAACTTGAACCATGTGGTGTACACGATTTTTGTTCTGGAGATATGTACAGTATTATACATATTCATAGAGGCCGTGTACTCTGCCACTATCATGGTGACCACTGCTCTGAG AGAGGATTACGACTCATGTATCGAGAACGTATCAAAGTTTCTGGTCACCCACGACGTGGATCCGATATTGAGAGAGCGTTTTTTGGGATATCTGCAACTGTGCTGGTTTACTGACAAG GGATATTCAATGACTAACAAACGGCGGTCGATATTCTACGATCTTCCACCACACGTGTACCAGGACATCGTAGCGAGGGAGAGAAGCAAGTTCATTCTTGGCGTGGCTTTTATGAAG TTACTTCACAAGGAGGACTTGAAGAATATATCATCAAAGGCGATACTTTTCTGCACGTCACCCAACGAGATTCTGCTGAACACGGGGGACATGTGTAACGAGATCTACATTATCAAAAAAGGAATATGTGAG aTATTAAGCCCTGACACTAAAGGTGTGGTCGCAGTGCTAAATGCAAGAAGCAATTTTGGAGTTCTCGAATGTCTATTGC GTATTCCAACGTTCTACACGGTGCGCGCGGTCACGCATGTAGAGATATTCACTATATCCAGGAAACATTTAGTGAACGCCATCGATATCCCGCAAATCAAAGAGGCCATTGACTTCTGTAAAGAGCAACCG CAATACTCTCGTCTCCAAAAACGTCGGGAGCCGTTCACCTCGTACCAGCCGCCGGAGCCGACACCCAACATGGCAAAGTTCCGCTACCCGAGGAAGTATGAGCAAGACAACGCCTTCTTGCAGCCCTTCCATAGACTTGGCATATTCTCTGTACTGAG ATACATCTTCCCCCGGTTCACCATTCGTCCGGACGGCCGCTACCTGGTCCGCATGGAGTGGCTTCGGGCAAGCTGCGCCTTTCTGTCCGCTATGCTGTACCCCGGCTACAGTCATTTGGTGCTGCAGTGGCCTGCTCTGCAGCTCTTGGCATGGCTCCTTGACCTCACTGCCTACTGCGATAT ATTACAGAGGATGCTAGTAGGCTACTACAACGAGCGCAGGATCCTGGTGTACCACCCCGCCAGCACGGCGGCGCACTACATCAGGGGCGCTTTCTTGGCGGACCTGTTCGGCTGTCTGCCGTTGGAGAGACTGGAATCTTCTTGGAAGGAGACTTTTC AAAGCAGATACAGAGAAGCTCCGATGAAGCAGTTTCTGATGCTCAACCGCCTCACACAGCTGTACCGGGTGCCGAGCGCTCTCCTCGGCCTGGACGGACTCGTTCGACGGGACCTGTTGCTGGT tATACGCGCATTTCCGTTATTCCTGGCCGTGTTGAACGTTCTCACATGTTTCGTGGTGCACGCCTCCGTCGATATATTCTTTACGGTTGATGGCGGGAGTAACTCGTGGTACATCGTGCCTAAAGACGACAAAGGTGGTTCTTGGATCACGCTTTTCCACGAAGCTT ATCGTTTCAATATGACGGAATCGCCGTGGAACCTGCACTTGGGCTCGCTGTTCTGGGTGGTGTATGAGACCACCACCACCGGCTACAATACTTTCAAGCCCACCAACATCAATATAATGCGTGTGCTCATCACTGGAATGATTATTG GTATATTAATCACTACATATTTTTCCGTAAGGATCATTAGTGTCCGATCCAACGTCAACAAAGCGCTCGCCTCGTACCAAGATCACATGAAAGATATATCCGTGTTcatgaagaaagaaaaacttaatcCACAATTACAAAA gcAAGTCAATGCGTACTACGAATATAACTGGGACAAAACGGGTGGCATAGACTACAGGAATATTCTAAAACTATGCTCCCAGATCACGTTGCGAACTGATGCTATTCTACACATCTATGGATCTACTTTTACTAAG TGTCCAATCTTGGAGCAGTGCGACACTTCGCTCTTACGTATAATCGGGCGAGCGGTCCGCAGTTTCTATTTCCTAAAGGACACGACGATCATAGAAGAGGACGACGTTATATCTGACATATATTTCGTTGATCGCGGTCGTGTTGAAGTTAAAGAGAGTGATGATGAAAGCGTTACACTTATGACGGGGAG tATGTTTGGAAATTTGGACGAAGCTTCGACCATCCGATACCCCAAGTCGATCAGGAGCACCAGCCAAGTGCATTTGCTGCAAATAAACTCGCGGGTGTTTCTCAGTATCATTAGCGAGTTTCCTGCTGTTATGAAACTCTTGAAGTCTTATCGGCCATTTAATGAG GTAGCATTCGTGGCAATATTGCAAGTAGTCTCCGTGCTGATGTACATGATCTACGTGGGAGAGCTCTCCAACATTATACAGTACAAGTCGTTTCGTTCCTTCAAATTCCACTCGAAACATCTCGAGTTACAG gaatttttgaaaaacaacCGCGTGTCCAGGAACTTGGTAGCAGCGGTGAACAGGTACTCTCTGCATCTTTGGCGCAGTTCTCGGGGACTCCAGCTCCCGTTCTTCCTCACCACGGCACCCAACTGCCTCAAGCTGAAGATAATGTCTGCTGCTTACTTGCATCACCTTACTAAT aaTTTCCTATTCAAAGACTGCGAGCCCGCCTTCCTTCGCCAGCTTGTAGGGTTTATGAAGCTATACACTTACATTGAAG ATATGTATGTCGTCAAGGAAGGTGAAATAACCGACTCTATGTACATCATACACTCGGGACGAGTGACTGAGACATGCGAAAATGACACCAAAACTAAATTATATGCCGCTGGAGAACATTTTGggcag ATGCAGGGTCTTCTTTACGATGTGCCATATGCGAAATCATACATAACCGCCACAAAATCGCAAGTACTTACTTTGTATTTGAACGATTGGGAAGATCTATTGCAACATTTTCCAAAAAGCAAGCAagctatttacaaaaatattatcactGGTACAGATGATGATCACTATGGAGATGATAAGAATAATTCAGGTAGCTCTACGCCGAAGGATGCTGTACCGCCTAAAAGTCCTAAAACTGGACCATCGTCATCTGAATATAGTCCTCCCAATGAGATGAGTTTACGAAGAGAGAGATCAGTATTAAACCTACTGCCACGAGAGGTAAGTACAAGAGACATAAGATTAGAATCTGTTGATAAACCATACATGTGGCCAGCTCGTACCAACACCTCTTCTCTAGATTTGTGTAGTAAAAATGCCGACCAACCACCAAAATCACGAGCTTTAAAGTCAGCATCAGAAGAATCTCAATTAAATATGGCTCCTACTACATCAAAAAGAGCAATGCtaaatgataatataatttccAATGAGCCGGTAACTTTAGATAAACAAGATAATATAAATGAAGAAAAAGAATCGactttttctatacaaaaacaATCAAGTCAATTAATGGAAAGTGTTGAAGAATACatacaacaacaaataaatagagATAGACCAAGTTGGcttccaaacaaatttttttccaaacaaaTAACCTCTACAGGAAAACTCAAAGAGTCGGCGATAAGCAGAGGTCTGAAGTCTCGCGTCCGAATTGAAGATAATCCAGACTCTCGTCCTACAGAAAGCTATGAATTGCAACCAGTAAGGGATTTGTCTACTGATGAGAGAGACTTGGAATCACTTGATTGTGTAACACAAAGACCTCAAATTGATAAGGTTTCAAAATCGCCTTCAGAATCATCGAGTGAACAAAATTTATCTAATAAAGCCGATAAAATACCTAATCCTGAGTCCAAAAAatag
- the LOC112049323 gene encoding uncharacterized protein LOC112049323 isoform X3, translated as MERHSIVDLFDTCYNIFYAAHVLALAYNFVSDPTTRLDVCTALGYLIDIFTFSHHFVDDPKTYVYKLICYYLRFHRPYKYLWTLDNYHLKGSVVGTALKYFYLFLVLRVTWVVIWLHVEELETDHVHSYKPEPHRPDVTDEENQITSRFLIALYIVNKMFIPIGPSTSPVNDYERMAFLLVMVTGCLVVTGAAVASLSLVISVYMSPEETFRTRYRLIMKEMESSNVPPTLRDKVETFYKMYWHKQRAVSATRLMPIFPPSLSNTIYTDIYFKATQRCRILRDLSYEFLAELAKNMETIHYIPGDAIIKRNDIKSSIIYITYGDIEMLTAEDDSTAMLRMIRGTILSQYAGCPVAGCGQAHVEIRAATYCTAHVLRYLDLWKTVIKYGRENGQGAIVLATFYEHFEKVKRHYSYRLPEEAKYKSSILHFKRNLMYIKESKDAAGNQQLAETDVMIDIAGSYIMRNRADSSLTDEADAICLRPTFPCILQPNSSLQVVWNTFVSCLIITVCITHPYFMVYKRNVSLGFRFYDYIVTVIYIVDLFVYLSTGANVEDGVPITLAQTSSQQVRSKWFVLDVLGTLPIFEFVGDRHFAGINKLLRLPKVFRVLKVVEDECVYYSNILRFFSYSLLLLMSCYLLAALQQGFMCFKFGHCLVTNFTHPPYWTNQSLDDETVDMRLAFGLYWAISIISFTSHIETWGSLNLNHVVYTIFVLEICTVLYIFIEAVYSATIMVTTALREDYDSCIENVSKFLVTHDVDPILRERFLGYLQLCWFTDKGYSMTNKRRSIFYDLPPHVYQDIVARERSKFILGVAFMKLLHKEDLKNISSKAILFCTSPNEILLNTGDMCNEIYIIKKGICEILSPDTKGVVAVLNARSNFGVLECLLRIPTFYTVRAVTHVEIFTISRKHLVNAIDIPQIKEAIDFCKEQPQYSRLQKRREPFTSYQPPEPTPNMAKFRYPRKYEQDNAFLQPFHRLGIFSVLRYIFPRFTIRPDGRYLVRMEWLRASCAFLSAMLYPGYSHLVLQWPALQLLAWLLDLTAYCDILQRMLVGYYNERRILVYHPASTAAHYIRGAFLADLFGCLPLERLESSWKETFQSRYREAPMKQFLMLNRLTQLYRVPSALLGLDGLVRRDLLLVIRAFPLFLAVLNVLTCFVVHASVDIFFTVDGGSNSWYIVPKDDKGGSWITLFHEAYRFNMTESPWNLHLGSLFWVVYETTTTGYNTFKPTNINIMRVLITGMIIGILITTYFSVRIISVRSNVNKALASYQDHMKDISVFMKKEKLNPQLQKQVNAYYEYNWDKTGGIDYRNILKLCSQITLRTDAILHIYGSTFTKCPILEQCDTSLLRIIGRAVRSFYFLKDTTIIEEDDVISDIYFVDRGRVEVKESDDESVTLMTGSMFGNLDEASTIRYPKSIRSTSQVHLLQINSRVFLSIISEFPAVMKLLKSYRPFNEEYIESGSLTQLNIMDRSTASSIILHSKKVIPSFNIKHSIIENCLGIVSVLSIDSEIYNTGFQINNFTYIIYLYVLDFCFLWKFFFQYFVLPHNTDINEDNVKYSKKLREK; from the exons ATGGAGCGGCACAGCATCGTGGACCTGTTCGACACTTGTTACAACATATTCTACGCTGCCCACGTGCTGGCGCTGGCGTACAACTTTGTGTCTGATCCCACGACGAGGCTAGATGTGTGCACTGCAT TGGGGTACCTCATCGATATATTCACGTTCAGCCATCACTTCGTGGACGACCCCAAGACCTACGTGTACAAGCTGATCTGTTACTATTTGCGATTCCACAGACCTTACAAGTATTTGT GGACATTAGACAACTATCATCTGAAGGGGAGCGTGGTCGGCACAGCTCTGAAGTACTTTTACCTATTCCTGGTGCTGCGAGTCACTTGGGTTGTTATTTGGCTTCACGTCGAGGAG TTGGAAACCGATCACGTCCACTCCTACAAGCCCGAGCCCCACCGCCCTGACGTCACGGATGAGGAGAACCAGATCACCAGCAGATTCCTCATCGCACTTTACATCGTCAACAAGATGTTTATACCTATTGG ACCTTCGACGTCACCAGTGAATGACTACGAGCGCATGGCGTTCCTCCTGGTGATGGTGACCGGCTGCCTGGTGGTGACAGGCGCGGCGGTGGCGTCCTTGTCGCTGGTCATCAGCGTCTACATGAGCCCCGAGGAGACCTTCCGCACCAGATACAGGCTCATCATGAAGGAAATG GAATCATCCAATGTGCCACCAACCTTACGCGATAAAGTCGAGACCTTTTACAAGATGTACTGGCACAAGCAGAGAGCTGTATCCGCCACTCGGCTGATGCCAATCTTCCCACCTTCACTATCGAACACTATCTACACGGACATCTATTTTAAGGCTACGCAGAGG TGCCGGATTCTTCGTGACCTTTCCTACGAGTTTTTAGCAGAACTGGCTAAGAATATGGAGACAATTCATTATATCCCTGGAGATGcaattataaagaggaatgatATTAAGTCTTCCATTATATACATTACTTATGGTGATATTGAG ATGTTGACAGCAGAGGACGACAGCACAGCAATGCTTCGTATGATCCGAGGTACCATCCTATCTCAATACGCGGGTTGTCCCGTGGCGGGCTGCGGGCAAGCTCACGTGGAAATCCGAGCAGCAACCTACTGCACCGCCCACGTGTTACGGTATCTCGACTTGTGGAAGACGGTTATTAAGTACGGTAGAGAAAATGGACAAGGAGCGATTGttttggctactttttat gAGCATTTTGAAAAAGTGAAGAGACATTACTCCTATCGATTGCCTGAAGAAGCCAA ATATAAGAGTAGTATACTTCATTTTAAACGGAATTTAATGTACATCAAAGAGTCGAAGGACGCTGCTGGGAATCAACAACTGGCCGAAACTGATGTCATGATTGATATAGCTGGAAGTTATATAATGCGAAAC AGAGCAGATTCATCATTAACCGACGAAGCAGATGCCATCTGCCTGCGACCTACGTTCCCCTGCATCTTGCAACCTAACTCCTCACTGCAAGTTGTCTGGAACACCTTTGTCTCCTGCCTCATCATCACTGTTTGCATA ACGCATCCTTACTTTATGGTGTACAAAAGAAATGTTTCACTGGGATTCAGATTTTACGATTACATCGTGACTGTCATTTATATTGTTGATCTGTTTGTGTATCTGTCCACTGGAGCTAATGTTGAAGATG GTGTGCCCATAACGCTGGCGCAGACGTCGTCCCAGCAGGTGCGCAGCAAGTGGTTCGTGCTCGATGTGTTGGGCACGTTGCCTATCTTTGAGTTCGTCGGCGATCGACACTTCGCTGGCATCAATAAACTTTTAAGATTACCAAAG GTATTTCGAGTGCTCAAGGTAGTTGAAGATGAGTGCGTCTACTACAGTAATATTTTGCGATTCTTCTCATATTCTCTGCTCCTGTTGATGTCTTGTTATCTGTTGGCTGCTTTGCAACAAGGCTTTATGTGCTTTAA GTTTGGTCACTGTCTTGTAACGAATTTCACTCACCCGCCGTACTGGACTAATCAAAGCTTGGATGACGAGACAGTGGATATGAGACTGGCGTTTGGACTGTATTGGGCTATTTCTATAATCTCTTTTACGT CTCACATAGAGACGTGGGGTTCCCTGAACTTGAACCATGTGGTGTACACGATTTTTGTTCTGGAGATATGTACAGTATTATACATATTCATAGAGGCCGTGTACTCTGCCACTATCATGGTGACCACTGCTCTGAG AGAGGATTACGACTCATGTATCGAGAACGTATCAAAGTTTCTGGTCACCCACGACGTGGATCCGATATTGAGAGAGCGTTTTTTGGGATATCTGCAACTGTGCTGGTTTACTGACAAG GGATATTCAATGACTAACAAACGGCGGTCGATATTCTACGATCTTCCACCACACGTGTACCAGGACATCGTAGCGAGGGAGAGAAGCAAGTTCATTCTTGGCGTGGCTTTTATGAAG TTACTTCACAAGGAGGACTTGAAGAATATATCATCAAAGGCGATACTTTTCTGCACGTCACCCAACGAGATTCTGCTGAACACGGGGGACATGTGTAACGAGATCTACATTATCAAAAAAGGAATATGTGAG aTATTAAGCCCTGACACTAAAGGTGTGGTCGCAGTGCTAAATGCAAGAAGCAATTTTGGAGTTCTCGAATGTCTATTGC GTATTCCAACGTTCTACACGGTGCGCGCGGTCACGCATGTAGAGATATTCACTATATCCAGGAAACATTTAGTGAACGCCATCGATATCCCGCAAATCAAAGAGGCCATTGACTTCTGTAAAGAGCAACCG CAATACTCTCGTCTCCAAAAACGTCGGGAGCCGTTCACCTCGTACCAGCCGCCGGAGCCGACACCCAACATGGCAAAGTTCCGCTACCCGAGGAAGTATGAGCAAGACAACGCCTTCTTGCAGCCCTTCCATAGACTTGGCATATTCTCTGTACTGAG ATACATCTTCCCCCGGTTCACCATTCGTCCGGACGGCCGCTACCTGGTCCGCATGGAGTGGCTTCGGGCAAGCTGCGCCTTTCTGTCCGCTATGCTGTACCCCGGCTACAGTCATTTGGTGCTGCAGTGGCCTGCTCTGCAGCTCTTGGCATGGCTCCTTGACCTCACTGCCTACTGCGATAT ATTACAGAGGATGCTAGTAGGCTACTACAACGAGCGCAGGATCCTGGTGTACCACCCCGCCAGCACGGCGGCGCACTACATCAGGGGCGCTTTCTTGGCGGACCTGTTCGGCTGTCTGCCGTTGGAGAGACTGGAATCTTCTTGGAAGGAGACTTTTC AAAGCAGATACAGAGAAGCTCCGATGAAGCAGTTTCTGATGCTCAACCGCCTCACACAGCTGTACCGGGTGCCGAGCGCTCTCCTCGGCCTGGACGGACTCGTTCGACGGGACCTGTTGCTGGT tATACGCGCATTTCCGTTATTCCTGGCCGTGTTGAACGTTCTCACATGTTTCGTGGTGCACGCCTCCGTCGATATATTCTTTACGGTTGATGGCGGGAGTAACTCGTGGTACATCGTGCCTAAAGACGACAAAGGTGGTTCTTGGATCACGCTTTTCCACGAAGCTT ATCGTTTCAATATGACGGAATCGCCGTGGAACCTGCACTTGGGCTCGCTGTTCTGGGTGGTGTATGAGACCACCACCACCGGCTACAATACTTTCAAGCCCACCAACATCAATATAATGCGTGTGCTCATCACTGGAATGATTATTG GTATATTAATCACTACATATTTTTCCGTAAGGATCATTAGTGTCCGATCCAACGTCAACAAAGCGCTCGCCTCGTACCAAGATCACATGAAAGATATATCCGTGTTcatgaagaaagaaaaacttaatcCACAATTACAAAA gcAAGTCAATGCGTACTACGAATATAACTGGGACAAAACGGGTGGCATAGACTACAGGAATATTCTAAAACTATGCTCCCAGATCACGTTGCGAACTGATGCTATTCTACACATCTATGGATCTACTTTTACTAAG TGTCCAATCTTGGAGCAGTGCGACACTTCGCTCTTACGTATAATCGGGCGAGCGGTCCGCAGTTTCTATTTCCTAAAGGACACGACGATCATAGAAGAGGACGACGTTATATCTGACATATATTTCGTTGATCGCGGTCGTGTTGAAGTTAAAGAGAGTGATGATGAAAGCGTTACACTTATGACGGGGAG tATGTTTGGAAATTTGGACGAAGCTTCGACCATCCGATACCCCAAGTCGATCAGGAGCACCAGCCAAGTGCATTTGCTGCAAATAAACTCGCGGGTGTTTCTCAGTATCATTAGCGAGTTTCCTGCTGTTATGAAACTCTTGAAGTCTTATCGGCCATTTAATGAG gaATACATAGAAAGCGGATCCTTAACACAGTTAAATATCATGGATCGTTCAACCGCATCGTCGATAATATTGCACAGTAAAAAAGTTATTCCTTCCTTCAATATCAAACACTCCATAATCGAAAACTGCCTGGGCATAGTTAGCGTATTGTCTATCGATTCGGAAATTTATAACACCGGCTTTCAAAtcaataattttacttatatcatATATTTGTACGTTTTGGATTTCTGTTTCCTCTGGAAGttcttttttcaatattttgtgcTGCCACATAACACAGACATCAACGAAGATAATGTGAAATATTCCAAAAAGTTACGGGAAAAGTAA